The Chrysemys picta bellii isolate R12L10 chromosome 3, ASM1138683v2, whole genome shotgun sequence DNA window gatacatgtatacaaataggataatcatattcagtgaatcataacgttttcaatgatatcttacatgacctaTCGCATAAAATACAtaatagttatgccataatcatatcgtaatatcactatgaagaatatgaagCATAGGCCATTGCTTCTCATTTACTTCCATAGACAAATTTACTCTAAACAATTCTTCTTTATGGAACCAAGCTATGTAAATTTCTCTACATGGTTGTAAAGTTATGCTTAACACAAAATCTTTTGGAAGTAGGAAAGGGGAGCTATAATGAATTTATCTTACAGTTGTCTATAGCATATAGTATGTAAGCACTAGTGAACTAGACTTGCATGAAAAAAGAACACTTATAATTGCTGGCCACTATAACCTATAGAAACATGAAGCAAAAAGGGTTAGTAAATGTCACCCCAAAATGAGAAGCAGAAATTGAAACCAGTAACCTATTCAACCATATGTTGctttaacaaaagaaaaaacaaatttaaaaagctACAAACACTTAACTTCAGTAGCCCAATAAAGAATCACTCCATAGAAAACAGGTAACATTACATGTAACTTTCCTTGAACAAGATGGTAAGAAGCTGGCGAGAGACTCCTTGCAAATAGCTGATTGATTAAACATAAAACCTCTTTATTTTCATTATATTCATTTGGCATTCCATCCATCTCTAATTTTAGTAAACGTTGTATAGTATTAGTAAGTAGTCATGTTTTTTCTTGCAGCTTGGCAGTAGACATACATCTTTTGAATAATGTTAGACAATTTATTCATCCCTTCTTAATAGTTCCAGGAGCAGTCCCTACTATGGGTTTTTACAGtcttcactttatattattgcATCATTATAACTGTACAATGAAATAAATACAACTTAACTTTCAGATCTGTATTGAAAACAAGTGTCTTTCCAGACGTGGGATAGGAAGAATGCATCCATATCCTGACCCCCGAGGCCAaagaggaggcagaggggggcCACCTCTTTTATCACTCCCACCCCTGAGAGGAATGATGAGAGATCCTTTCTCACTTCCACCACCAAGGTTAGTTTTGATAACATTGATAGAAAGGTGTTTGTTTAAAAACGATGGATGTGTAGTGCTGTAGTCCTGTTTCTCTAAGTGAGAAATTGGTTTACATAGGAAGAAACCCAGagtgtggtgtgtgttttttttttttatttttttttttttaggcaatATGAGATTGTTTGATTGGACTTGTCTGTGCAGACATGGacttcctccaccaccaccaggaCCAATGGGCTTCAGAGGCAGgccaccccactccagagccagagggatgCTGCAGATGCCAAGAGGTCGATTCCCTCCACCAAGAAGGTAAGAATGTttctttgttttgtctttttaaaattaattttatttgaaaCCTAAAATTGCAGTAATTTTAAAGCTGTCTCTTGCAAGTATTAAAATCAAGGGCCATATGCTATGTAAACATTTCAGATTCCATTGTTGTAGTAATTTTAACTGCTGTGGAAGACTTTTAAGTATGCATGAGATTGCTAAGAACAAAATAAGTTTAAATCCAAATTGTAATGTAGTGTTGTaactcttttgttattttaaagcaGTTatcttgaggggaaaaaacaattaTTATTTTATCCTTTTACACAGCTTTCCCAATGGACCCGATGTACCATTCCCTCCGCCACCTGGACGGGGCCAGAGATGGCCTGGACCACCAGGTGGCAGACACTATTAAAGAGGCTTATTCTTTAAATTGTATAGCAGGGCGCTTTCTTGTTATCTTAAAACCATTTGAAATGGCTGGACTAAGAACTGCCTATAAAACGTTAAAGATGGTAAAGAATATTAATTGAACTTAGACAACTAATATTTTCCAGCAGCCCTCATACATCAGTTGGCAAAagccatatattaaaaaaaaaaatctgtgactcCTTGGACTTTTTTCAATCATATCCTTTTTAAGCCTAGGCTTTATGGACACTGACTCCTGCACACTAAACGTAAAAGGAAAAACACGTCTGTTACAATAGGTCAAGCCTTCATTTAATATACAAAACTGATTTCTTTTGACAGTTGTGTGCAGCTTTTTTTAGTGTAGAACGTGAATTTGTTTTAATGCTATGACTTTGTGTGTATAAACATGAACTCTTTTGAAGGGTTTGAAATCACTTACAAATTTTATAACAGTAAATGCAGCCAACTGCTTAATATTTGGGAAGAGTATACTGTACTACATTTTGAAGTGTTACCTGTAGAGCCCTGCACATCCGCGGGAATCTGCTTTCTATCCACGGATATCCACAGACCATTTTTGCTGCTCGCAGCtcagatgcggatacaaattttgtatccacacaggggtCTGCAGCACACACTCACCGGAATGGAGAGGCTGTCACCCAGCCTGCAGGCTCCACCTCCGCGCTCTAAATCatgcagcagtgggctgagcattctgggagttgtagtttaccTCCTCCCTCCAAGCAAGCTGggcactacaactcccagaagggAGTAAGCCTAGCGCCATTT harbors:
- the LOC101940567 gene encoding uncharacterized protein LOC101940567; protein product: MRGKTINGIGPMRRGIGRMHPYPDPRGQRGGRGGPPLLSLPPLRGMMRDPFSLPPPRHGLPPPPPGPMGFRGRPPHSRARGMLQMPRGRFPPPRSFPNGPDVPFPPPPGRGQRWPGPPGGRHY